CGGTTTCCAATCATAGAGTTTACCGAGGTCTGTCAATTCGGGGGGATTCCGCCATCTGCGGAGGCTATCCAGATAGGGTTGGATGCGTCTGCCTTCTTCGTCTTTCTTGGGTTGTGCCTTTTCGTCTTGCCAGATGAAATGCTTTGGAACATGATCGGTATCGAAAGGGTTACGGTTAAACAACCCAAACTCACTGCCGTTTCTTTCTTTCGCTGATGTTTCAGGTTCGTCTGGATCAGGAACAGTAACGCTACTACTGGGTGTTGTGGTTTCTGCTTGTGTTTCGTCGTTTTCTTCAGCAATACGACTTATAGCAACATCAGACGTTACAGAAAGGACAGTAATAAGGATAAGCCCAATTTTGAAAAGCAGCCCCAGGTATCTTAAAAAGTGGTGAACTGCCAATTTAGGTAATGGATTTTTCTGCACGTGTATTCTCGTTTGTAGCATAGGAAACCGTTAGTTTCCTGTGCCGAGTTTCGTTATTTTTCAGCAATTTTTGTGGCGGGTGAACGCGTCCAAAGAATCCCTTGACCTTGAAAACGCGCCCGAATTGTCTAATCTACTAAAAATGCCCCAATTAACTCGCGTTTCGTCGGCACGGTGTATCACCCGCGATTCGGAATCTTGACTTGAAACGAGAAATTGGGACATTATGTTTACATGAATTTTGCAACGCCACTATATTATTTGTCGCTCTCTTTGAGTTGGCCCCATGTTACCGCTAACTTCTCTGAAGCCTCTACCGCTTGGAATTGCTTTGTAAGCCCTTCCATCACCTCAGCGATCTCGTCCTCGTCTAAAGCTACATTGTAGACAGCAACTTCATCGATGATGCCTCTCAACGGTCCGTTTTTCCCATCAGGGCCCTGCGCGCCGATTATAAATGGCGCGTTGTTCGTTGCCGGTTTGCCCGCGGCACCGCGTGGATTAAATTGCTCGCCATCAACGTAAGGGATCAGATTCTTTTCGTCGTACACACCAGCGACAAAGTGCCACTTCCCATCAGTGACCTCTTTACTACCTACCTGTAGGTCTTGTGCGCCGCCAGGGAGCGTGAACCCGAAAGTCATCACGCCGGGGCGAATCCACATCGTATAGTTTCGATCGGGCCACGCCTCTTTGCCAAGGATAATTTGGTATGGATCAACGATCTTAGGGACTTTTATCCACGCGGTCATTGTCCACTGCTTAAGGTTCATAACATCCGCATGCGGTACGCGTACATGACCACCGTCGAATTCAAGGGCGTTGTCAAATTTTCCATCAGACCACGCGACCTCACCGACGATTTCACCATGATGCCCGTTACCTGATACATCTTTAACGATTTCGCCAACTCCTTCATCAAAGAGCCAGACCCCTATTGCGTCGGCACTGGCACTGATAATCCCAAAGTAACAGAAAATGCTCATAAAAAGCATTAAAACAGTTATCTTTTTCATGTTCAGTATCCCTCCGCATATAAAAATAATCTTTTCCTTTCTATTTTATCAGATTTGGTATGAAGTTGCACACGTTTTTTCTCTTGACACCGCCTATACCTCTAAGGTAAGATGATAGATATTTCAGATTAGGATATCCAAATAATGCCAAAATATCGGAGTGCTATCATCGGCTGTGGCGGTAGAGCCTACGGTCACGCAAATGCCTATCGACACGTTTCGCGAGGCGAATTGGTCGCCTGTGCGAACCGATCAAATGTTGCCCGACGCGAAAAATTTGCTGAGACTTTCGGGATTACCGGCTATGCAAACGCCGAGGAGATGCTCCGAACAGAGAAACCCGATCTTGTTCACCTTATTACCATGCCGGACCAGTGGCGTGAGCTTATGCCGATGGTATCAGAATTTGGTGTGCCAGCGTGTCTCGTTGAAAAGCCAATAGCCTGCGGTGTTGAAGATTGGCGTTTGCTGTGCGAATTGGAAGCACAGACCGCCACAAAGTTCGGTGTTGGAAAACAATACCGCTGGCACCCTGGACTTATCAGGTGCCGAGAGGTAGTGCAGCGTGGTGAATTAGGAAAAATTTATCTTTTAGATTTCTCCTGCGGTATGAACCTCTCTGCCCAAGGCACGCATATCATTGATTGGGCGATGTCCCTGAATGGTGATTCCCCAATCGTCCGCGTCTTCGGCACTGTGAGTGGTGCGGAGTCGCTTGACAGTACCTATCCAGCCCCCGATACATCATCGTGCCAAGTCCTGTTTGAAAATGGTGTCTACGGGTCCTGGAACACCGGTTTTATATCCCCGCGGGTAATGGACGACGATGCCATCTACAAACACTGTCGCGTTGCCGCCTATGGTAAAAACGGGCACGTGTGCTTTGAGGAATTCAGTGGATGGGAAATCTTTACCAATGCAAAAATGGAAAACCATCGAACAACGCCTGATGAGTGGCGTGAGAACAACGACCTTGCACAAGCACGTCTAACAGAGGCGATGTTTGACTGGATTGAGGATGATGCCCGTCCAGTCGAAACGAATCTTAAACTCGCATTACACCAGTTCAATGCCGTTTTGGGCATCTATGCAAGTGCGATCTCTCACGAACCGATTGACATCCCTTTTGACCCTCCTATAGACCTTGATTCACGGATTCGTGAGGTGTTGTCGCGTTCCTGACCCGCCCATGCCAAAATTTGACAAATTCATCATTTTATGCTATACTATTAAAGATTTTATGTTAGAATAAGCATGGGAATTTTGACACTACGGAAGTGCTATCTTGTCCACGCCAAATACGGCATCTTCAGAGCCACACATCCACATCGCGCCATCGATGATGTGCGCGGATTTATGCAACTTGGAAGCCGATGTTCGGGAATTAGAAGTTGCGGGCATTGATATGCTCCATTTCGACTTGATGGACGCGCATTTCGTTCCGAATATGCCGATTGGGCTTGCCTTAATTGAACAATTGCGTCCAAAAACAGGCTGTGCTTTTGACATTCACCTCATGGTGGAAAACAACGATTTCTTTGTGGATGCAGTCGCAGAGATTGGCGTTCAACAGGTAGCCGTCCACGTTGAATCGGCGACACATCTTGATAGAACGTTGTCTCTTATTCAAGCGCACGGCATCAAGGCAGGCGCAGCACTCAATCCAGCAACACCACTCTCTGCCTTGGACTATGTTCTTGATCGCCTTGATTTCGTGCTGATTATGACGGTAAATCCGGGGTTTGCGGGGCAGAAGGTGGTCCCAGCGACGCTCCGAAAGATCGCGGAATGTCGCACTTTTTTGGATGCGAATGCTGTTGACCTACCAATTGAAGTTGATGGTAACGTGAGTTTTGAAAATATCCCGAGAATGGTATCTGCAGGCGCGGATATCTTGGTCGGTGGCACGAGTAGCGTTTTCCAGAAATCCGGTTCACGGCTTGGCAATGTTCAGCGAATTCAGCAGGCTATTACGCTCGGACTCGGAAATAGAAAAAACTGACAACTATTAAAATAATGGAAGTTGCCACCTATTTATCTACATAGCACTCCTACGGAGTGCGGCGGCTTAAATATGCTGTTTCTATAGACATAACACCCCTACGGGGTGAAGAAAGTGTCGGAAAAACCGCGTTACAATGCTCAAAATCCGTTGGTAGCAACTTGGGTTAAAATAATGGAAGCACTTGTCCTTCACGGCGTTGGAGATTTACGATTAGAGCAGATTCCGGTGCCACCTCTCGCTGAAGGTAAGGTCCGCGTCCGAATTGGGTTTTGTGGTGTCTGCGGTTCCGATATTCCGAGAATTTTCGTCAAAGGCACTTATAGTTTTCCAACGGTTTGTGGACACGAATTCGCTGGTATCGTTGATGCTTGTGGCCCGGGGGTTGACAATTTTGCCCCGGGTGATCCTGTCGTTGTATTTCCGTTGCTTTGGTGCGGCACCTGTGCAGCATGTGAACAGGGTAAGTATGTCCAATGCCACGACTATGACTATCTCGGTTCGCGAAGCGATGGCGCATTTGCTGAATATGTCGTCGCGCCGAAAGAAAATCTGATCGCTGTTCCACCGGGTGTGACTTTAGAGGAAGCATCGATGACAGAACCCGCTGCAGTCGCACTACACGCAATCTGCCGTGCGAATACACCGCTTGCTGGAAAGACAGTTGCTGTCTTCGGTGCGGGACCTATCGGATTAATGACAGCGCAGTGGGCAAGAATCATGGGCGCGACAACAGTGTTTCTCTTTGATATTGTTGCGGATAAACTGGAGCTGGCGAGGCAACTCGGATTTGACAAAGTATTTAGCACTACAACCGAGGCACCGGTTGAGATTGTAAACGCACATACTGATGGAAAGGGTGCGCACGTTTGTATTGAGGCTGCGGGGGTTCCCGCTACCTATAACGATGCCCTCGGGAGTGTCGGACGCGGCGGTAGCGTCGTTTTGCTCGGTAATCCTGTTACAGATGTAACGCTTCCAGTAGTGCTTATATCGCAGTTAATGCGGCGTGAAGTGAACATTTTTGGGACATGGAATTCTGATTATAGTGCCGCAGGTAACGACGACGATTGGCGTACTGTGCTTCAAGCGATGGCTTCTGGGATGTTAACACTCATGCCACTCATAACACATAAAGTACCATTGGCGGACAGTACACACATATTACATAAGATGCGAGATAAGAGTGAATTCTACGCAAAAGTTTTGATTCACCCCTGAAAAACGTAGCCTGAAACGTAGTGGAAGGGTTTTTGCGAACGCTAAAATCCAATGCGAAGAAAGTGTTTCTTCAGATATGCACCGAAGAATTTCAAAGTCCAAACCCATTTGCCTTAACCGCAAGGAAAGTTAAAAATATGAAAGCGGCTATACTTGAAAGTCTTGACAATTTGAGCGTGAAAGAAGTACCCGAACCCGAAATTGATGATGATGCCGCTTTAATGCGGATCGAAGCTGTTAGTATATGCGGTTCTGATGTCCGCATCCTCCATCACGGTAATCCAAGAGTTAAACCCCCCACTATTATTGGACATGAAAACTCCGGTGTCATTGTTAAAACCGGTAAAAACGTAACGCGCGTCAAAGAAGGCGACCGAGTGTCAATCGGTGCCGATGTCCCGTGTGGGCAGTGCCATTGGTGTCGAGATGGTCTCGGAAACAACTGCGACATCAACTACGCCATCGGTTACCAAATTTCCGGTGCTTTCGCAGAATATATGAAACTCCCACGCCTCGTTTTGGAAGAAGGACCGGTTACCCCATTCGATGCGACGCTCGGTTTTGATGAGGCTGCCCTCGCCGAACCGCTCGCTTGTGCTATCAACGGACTTGAGCTTGTTAATATGTCCCTCGGCAAAACTGTGGTTATTATCGGTCTTGGACCGATCGGATGTATGATGATTGACCTCGCGCGGATCATGGGTGCCACGAAAGTTATTGGTGTACAACGGAGCAGGCTCCGGATGGAGATCGCAAAGTTCTACGAGGCAGATGCCTACATCGCTTCTGAAGAGGAAGATGTCATTGAGAGATGCAAGGAAGAAACAGGTGGCGAGGGACCCGATATCGTCGTTACAACATGCGGTTCGGTTGAGGCACACGAACAGGCTATTGAAATGGTGGCACATCGCGGGTATGTCAACCTATTTGGCGGATTGCCAAAGACGATGCGCCCCATGAGCGTTCTCTCTAATATTATTCACTATAAAGAGTGTTTTGTTACAGGTTCACATGGATGTGTACCACGTCACCATGAATTGGCGGTCCGTCTCCTTGAAAAGGGGTTAGTCCGTGTAAAACCGCTTATTACACACCACTTCCCACTCGTTGAGATTGACAAGGCGTTTGAAGCAATGGAATCCCGAATAGGAATGAAGATTATGATACACCCACATCAGGAGGGTACAGGAGGATAAACGGATATAATGCAAGATTTTTCGAGATTTGTTCGAGAAGTGCCAGATTTTCCGAAACCGGGGGTTTTATTTAAAGATATCACGCCTCTTTTAGGAAATCCAACCGCCTTTCATCGGGTAATTGATGAGTTCGCGCGCCATTATAAATATGAAGCCATTGATGTTGTTGCGGGACCTGAAGCACGCGGTTTCATTTTTTCAACGGTGCTTGCTTATCGGATCGGTGCTGCTTTTGTTCCTATCCGGAAAAAGGGTAAGCTGCCTTATGAGGCGCACGAAGTTACATACGATCTTGAATACGGCAGTGATACGATCGAAATTCATCAAGATGCGTTCCCCAAAGACAGTAGAGTTCTCCTATGCGATGATCTCTTGGCAACTGGTGGGACACTCGCTGCATCCGTTGAACTTATTGAAAAGCTGGAGGGACACATCGTTGGGATCGCTGTCTTAATTGAGTTATTGGAATTTGAAGGCAGGGAGAAGATTCCGAACTACGATGTTTTTTCGCTCATGAAATATTAGGCTTACCACATGCGCCTGTAGCTCAGGGGACAGAGCAGTGGTTTCCTAAACCACGTGTCGGGGGTTCGATTCCTCCCAGGCGCGTTTGAAAGGGTTATCAGTCATCAGTTATCGGTTATCGGTTAAAAGGTTTTCTAATAAAGCCTCTTTTAACTGATGACTGACAACTGACAACTGATAACCAATTTTAACTGATAATTGATAATCATTCTAATGTTTAGGAGTAACTTGGATGTACAGATTCAATATCTGGAAAATAGTTTTAATCATCGGGGTGTTGCTAATCTCTGCGTTATACCTCATCCCGACCCCGGATAGTTTCTACAATCCACTATACGGGAATTTACCACTTTGGATGCAGGAAAAACTTCCAGCTTTTGAAGTCACTGAAGATAAAGGTTTTAAGGTGAGTCTCACAGAGGTTGAATACCCCGAAGGCATCAGTTTTCAGGATACGACGAGTGAATTAATGGATGTCTTTCGGGTCCATTTAGGAAAACTTGGGTTTGAGCATGGATTTGATTATGAATTTGATACGACTGAATCACACGAATTTTATGTTCGGCTCATCTCGGAGAACGCTCGTGAAGCACCAAGCGCGACGCTTGACAATTTACATCTATACGGGAGTCTCCCAGGCGTTATCCGACGACTCATACCTGACAACCGATTGAAGTTGGGATTAGATCTCAAAGGTGGGGTCCATCTTGTACTTGAAGTGGATTTGGAGACTTCCAAAACTGAGCTGTTCCGTCAACACGCGCTCTCTATCCCTGAGCAACTTCGCGCAGAGGAAGTTTTGTGTCGTGAAGTTAAACGGGTAGCCGGACAAGACGCACTTGATGTGTTTGTCGGTATCCCTTCACGACTCCGATCGGATACGAATCAAAAAACACAATACTTGGAAAAGGCGCAGCAGCTTCTTAACGAAATCGAATTTTTTGAGGATGCACAGGTAAATAACGAAACAGAAACACAATCCATATATCAGTTGAGACTCAGCCGAAGTGGGATTGAAAAATATAGTGAGCAGGCGATTGAACAGGTCCTTATCGTCTTACGAAATCGCGTGGATGCTTTTGGCGTTTCTGAACCCTCTATCCGACGAGAGGCGAATCACCCAAGAATCATCGTTGAGCTTCCGGGTGCTGAGGACTCTTCAAAACCGCTACAGATCGTTAGAGAGATGGGGCGGCTCGAATTTAAACTCGTCAGAAAATCGCCTGCTGGTGGAAATTTCTGGAGCGGGACTGCCGATACACCGCCACCCGATGATATTCCAGAGGATAGTGAAGTGCGCTATCATCGCGAAACCGGCAGCTGGTATGTTTTGGAAAGTCCTGTACTCCTAACCGGAGACCGGATTACCGATGCGTTTCCCACCACAGGCAGAACCACTTTTGACATTGTCGTTTCATTGAGTTTTGATGGTGCCGGGAGACGGACGTTTGCGAAAGTCACAGGCGACCATATCGGCGAGCATCTGGCGATTCTCCTTGATGGAAAAGTTCAATCTGCACCCGTTATTCAAGACCAGATCATCGGAAACGCTGTTATTCAAGGCAGTTTCACTTATGAAGAGGCAAGTTACCTTTCCAATATTTTGAAAGCAGGGGCGTTTCCTGTTGGTGTCCAAATTGCAGAAGAGCGTACCGTCGGTCCCACCCTCGGTCAAGAATCTATTGACAACGGCATTCGCGCTGCGCTTATCGGTTTGGGTATAGTCCTGATTTTCATGATAATCTACTATCGCCTCTCTGGGTTAGTTGCTATTGTCGCGCTCGTTTTTAATATGGTGATTCTTCTCGGTGCTTTGGCAGGCTTCGGGGCGGCATTGACGCTTCCCGGTATCGCTGGACTTGTACTCACAATCGGGATAGCTGTTGACGCGAATGTCCTCATCTTTGAGCGAATTCGCGAGGAATTACGGACCAATAAAGCCGTCTGGGCAGCTATCACAAGCGGCTATCAGCGCGCATTTATAACAATTTTAGATGCTAACCTTACCACATTCTTTACCGCACTTGTCCTCTATCATTTTGGTACAGGTCCGATTAAAGGGTTCGCGGTAACGCTCGGTATCGGTATCCTCGCGAGTATGTTCACGGCGATCGTCGTTACACGCGAGATTTATGGCTTAACAGTTGGGAACCGAGACGTGCAGCAACTCAGCATTTAATGGCTGTCAGAAGAATAGTTATCAGCAGTCAGTTGTCAGTCGTCAGTCACTTGCTTGGGGCGGATAAGACCTTTCCAACGGCCACACGTCCTACTAAAAACTGATAACTGATGACTCTGACATGGAGGAATGGTTGTCGAATGAATGGTTCTCGGTTATCAGTTTAACTGACGACTGACAACCGAAAGCTGACAACAATTAAAAAATTGGAACTACTTAGAAATACAAACTTTGATTTTATTAGCAAACACCGCACTGGCTTTGTATTCTCAGCAGTGCTCATCGTTATTGGTTTGGTTTTCCTCGGCATCCACCAAGGTCCTAACTTTGGAATTGATTTTCGCGGTGGTGTTAAAATCCAAGCCAAGTTTAACAGAGTTGTCACAGAATCTGAGCTGCAAGCCAAACTCACTGAAATCGGTTACGAGCGTGCCTCGATCCAAATAGATGCAGGCAAAAACGAGGCCTCTATCGCTCTGGGACATCGCCCCGAATTTCAGCAACAACTCATTAATATCCCAATTATGGCGGACCCGGGGGATGCAACCGCTACCAGCCTTCAGGTAAGTAAGACCGCTGAAAAAGCACATCTATTAGCAGAGGGCGATACCGTCCAACTCATTGATGGCACTTCGCAGCAGCGCAACGAGATTATCGCACGGGAAGACACGGCAGACGGCGACGCAATTAACTTAACCTTCGCAAACCCTATCGGAATTGACTTGAGTGAGAATGCCACTGTCCAAATCCAAGCGAGTGTCGGTAGAATCCTCACAGATGCACTTCTTGAAGGTAACTTTCAGGCACCTGGGGGTTGGCAAGCACTTGCTGGTGGGGTCAATGTCTCTGAGGTCGGTCCGAGTGTCGGGCGCGACCTTAAATGGGCTGCGCTCTGGTCTGTGCTCTGGTCGATTGTCATTTTGTTGGTTTATATCTCTTGGCGATTTGAGTTCCCGTTCGCTATCGGCGCGATAGCCGCGCTCGTCCACGATGTACTAATCACCTTAGGGGTCTTTGCTATTTTATCAAAAGAGATTAACCTGCCCACCGTAGCGGCGTTCCTCACAATTATCGGATATTCGCTCAACGACACAATTGTCGTGTTCGACCGAATTCGAGAAAACTCACAATCCTTACGCGGAACGGACTACGTTACGGTCATTAACCGGAGTATCAACCAATCGCTGAGTCGGACGGTTATCACATCCGTGACAACTCTCTTTGTTGTTTTGGTCATTTTTATCCTCTCCAGTACCGGTGAGGAAATTAACACCTTCGCCTTAGCACTTATCGTCGGTGTATTGATAGGCACC
This sequence is a window from Candidatus Poribacteria bacterium. Protein-coding genes within it:
- a CDS encoding LamG domain-containing protein, which gives rise to MKKITVLMLFMSIFCYFGIISASADAIGVWLFDEGVGEIVKDVSGNGHHGEIVGEVAWSDGKFDNALEFDGGHVRVPHADVMNLKQWTMTAWIKVPKIVDPYQIILGKEAWPDRNYTMWIRPGVMTFGFTLPGGAQDLQVGSKEVTDGKWHFVAGVYDEKNLIPYVDGEQFNPRGAAGKPATNNAPFIIGAQGPDGKNGPLRGIIDEVAVYNVALDEDEIAEVMEGLTKQFQAVEASEKLAVTWGQLKESDK
- the rpe gene encoding ribulose-phosphate 3-epimerase is translated as MSTPNTASSEPHIHIAPSMMCADLCNLEADVRELEVAGIDMLHFDLMDAHFVPNMPIGLALIEQLRPKTGCAFDIHLMVENNDFFVDAVAEIGVQQVAVHVESATHLDRTLSLIQAHGIKAGAALNPATPLSALDYVLDRLDFVLIMTVNPGFAGQKVVPATLRKIAECRTFLDANAVDLPIEVDGNVSFENIPRMVSAGADILVGGTSSVFQKSGSRLGNVQRIQQAITLGLGNRKN
- a CDS encoding adenine phosphoribosyltransferase → MQDFSRFVREVPDFPKPGVLFKDITPLLGNPTAFHRVIDEFARHYKYEAIDVVAGPEARGFIFSTVLAYRIGAAFVPIRKKGKLPYEAHEVTYDLEYGSDTIEIHQDAFPKDSRVLLCDDLLATGGTLAASVELIEKLEGHIVGIAVLIELLEFEGREKIPNYDVFSLMKY
- the secF gene encoding protein translocase subunit SecF codes for the protein MELLRNTNFDFISKHRTGFVFSAVLIVIGLVFLGIHQGPNFGIDFRGGVKIQAKFNRVVTESELQAKLTEIGYERASIQIDAGKNEASIALGHRPEFQQQLINIPIMADPGDATATSLQVSKTAEKAHLLAEGDTVQLIDGTSQQRNEIIAREDTADGDAINLTFANPIGIDLSENATVQIQASVGRILTDALLEGNFQAPGGWQALAGGVNVSEVGPSVGRDLKWAALWSVLWSIVILLVYISWRFEFPFAIGAIAALVHDVLITLGVFAILSKEINLPTVAAFLTIIGYSLNDTIVVFDRIRENSQSLRGTDYVTVINRSINQSLSRTVITSVTTLFVVLVIFILSSTGEEINTFALALIVGVLIGTYSSVFIASPILYLWNRGQQPAS
- a CDS encoding Gfo/Idh/MocA family oxidoreductase; amino-acid sequence: MPKYRSAIIGCGGRAYGHANAYRHVSRGELVACANRSNVARREKFAETFGITGYANAEEMLRTEKPDLVHLITMPDQWRELMPMVSEFGVPACLVEKPIACGVEDWRLLCELEAQTATKFGVGKQYRWHPGLIRCREVVQRGELGKIYLLDFSCGMNLSAQGTHIIDWAMSLNGDSPIVRVFGTVSGAESLDSTYPAPDTSSCQVLFENGVYGSWNTGFISPRVMDDDAIYKHCRVAAYGKNGHVCFEEFSGWEIFTNAKMENHRTTPDEWRENNDLAQARLTEAMFDWIEDDARPVETNLKLALHQFNAVLGIYASAISHEPIDIPFDPPIDLDSRIREVLSRS
- a CDS encoding galactitol-1-phosphate 5-dehydrogenase; translated protein: MSEKPRYNAQNPLVATWVKIMEALVLHGVGDLRLEQIPVPPLAEGKVRVRIGFCGVCGSDIPRIFVKGTYSFPTVCGHEFAGIVDACGPGVDNFAPGDPVVVFPLLWCGTCAACEQGKYVQCHDYDYLGSRSDGAFAEYVVAPKENLIAVPPGVTLEEASMTEPAAVALHAICRANTPLAGKTVAVFGAGPIGLMTAQWARIMGATTVFLFDIVADKLELARQLGFDKVFSTTTEAPVEIVNAHTDGKGAHVCIEAAGVPATYNDALGSVGRGGSVVLLGNPVTDVTLPVVLISQLMRREVNIFGTWNSDYSAAGNDDDWRTVLQAMASGMLTLMPLITHKVPLADSTHILHKMRDKSEFYAKVLIHP
- the secD gene encoding protein translocase subunit SecD, giving the protein MYRFNIWKIVLIIGVLLISALYLIPTPDSFYNPLYGNLPLWMQEKLPAFEVTEDKGFKVSLTEVEYPEGISFQDTTSELMDVFRVHLGKLGFEHGFDYEFDTTESHEFYVRLISENAREAPSATLDNLHLYGSLPGVIRRLIPDNRLKLGLDLKGGVHLVLEVDLETSKTELFRQHALSIPEQLRAEEVLCREVKRVAGQDALDVFVGIPSRLRSDTNQKTQYLEKAQQLLNEIEFFEDAQVNNETETQSIYQLRLSRSGIEKYSEQAIEQVLIVLRNRVDAFGVSEPSIRREANHPRIIVELPGAEDSSKPLQIVREMGRLEFKLVRKSPAGGNFWSGTADTPPPDDIPEDSEVRYHRETGSWYVLESPVLLTGDRITDAFPTTGRTTFDIVVSLSFDGAGRRTFAKVTGDHIGEHLAILLDGKVQSAPVIQDQIIGNAVIQGSFTYEEASYLSNILKAGAFPVGVQIAEERTVGPTLGQESIDNGIRAALIGLGIVLIFMIIYYRLSGLVAIVALVFNMVILLGALAGFGAALTLPGIAGLVLTIGIAVDANVLIFERIREELRTNKAVWAAITSGYQRAFITILDANLTTFFTALVLYHFGTGPIKGFAVTLGIGILASMFTAIVVTREIYGLTVGNRDVQQLSI
- a CDS encoding alcohol dehydrogenase catalytic domain-containing protein → MKAAILESLDNLSVKEVPEPEIDDDAALMRIEAVSICGSDVRILHHGNPRVKPPTIIGHENSGVIVKTGKNVTRVKEGDRVSIGADVPCGQCHWCRDGLGNNCDINYAIGYQISGAFAEYMKLPRLVLEEGPVTPFDATLGFDEAALAEPLACAINGLELVNMSLGKTVVIIGLGPIGCMMIDLARIMGATKVIGVQRSRLRMEIAKFYEADAYIASEEEDVIERCKEETGGEGPDIVVTTCGSVEAHEQAIEMVAHRGYVNLFGGLPKTMRPMSVLSNIIHYKECFVTGSHGCVPRHHELAVRLLEKGLVRVKPLITHHFPLVEIDKAFEAMESRIGMKIMIHPHQEGTGG